From a single Candidatus Saccharibacteria bacterium genomic region:
- a CDS encoding DUF4365 domain-containing protein — translation MRFNWLYLQTPLPTRPVRADDSSMLSLDSSFSRDGMNSNWIGSFGEQWFGTMCIASRCIHSKPNQDTAGFDFLVTDQQSETIRVQVKATEQPQWRDGSLAFDLDVATYDKLRQGTTPGFLVVVVLHRRLEVIARHFGRGLSCAPQDTGFGWVVYRRRTTPPRSLCDSPLATC, via the coding sequence ATGCGATTCAATTGGCTCTACCTCCAAACACCACTGCCGACTCGCCCGGTGCGGGCTGACGACTCTTCGATGCTCTCATTAGATTCTTCGTTCTCTCGAGACGGGATGAATTCAAACTGGATCGGATCATTCGGCGAGCAGTGGTTTGGAACGATGTGTATCGCGTCTCGCTGCATTCATTCGAAACCTAATCAGGACACGGCAGGTTTTGACTTTCTGGTCACAGACCAGCAGAGCGAGACGATCCGAGTTCAAGTCAAAGCGACCGAACAGCCACAATGGCGTGACGGAAGCTTGGCCTTCGACCTTGACGTCGCCACATACGACAAGCTCAGACAAGGCACAACCCCCGGATTTCTGGTGGTTGTCGTCCTGCACCGCAGGCTCGAGGTGATCGCGCGTCACTTCGGCCGTGGGTTGTCGTGCGCGCCTCAGGATACTGGCTTCGGTTGGGTGGTCTACCGCCGACGAACAACGCCTCCACGATCACTGTGCGACTCCCCTCTGGCAACATGCTGA
- a CDS encoding methyltransferase domain-containing protein, with product MIDLAGDTRPIRMRPVRPPTRAEVCARWDLIAEERDGQIRSGVDISMRHVIIPGVVGLIRSAQLGRQTRVLDVGCGSGYLTERLARRFDTVLGIDPSALSIELARAQPTRASYIQRWVEEMSDDQQFDLVVANMVFMDTPDLESTVSAIDRLVVPGGTVVISVLHPCHWPYYWGYAYEDWFEYPKEVAIEATFRITKAISEVETFHFHRPLERYSDVLCNRGFLIERFVELMPSAKVARQYGTTPARFPRFLAVLASKPELRD from the coding sequence ATGATCGACCTGGCGGGTGATACACGACCTATACGTATGCGGCCGGTTCGGCCTCCCACGCGAGCCGAAGTCTGCGCTCGTTGGGACCTTATTGCCGAGGAACGTGACGGTCAGATCAGAAGTGGCGTAGATATCAGTATGCGACACGTGATTATCCCTGGGGTCGTTGGGTTGATAAGGAGCGCCCAGCTGGGGAGGCAGACCCGGGTACTCGATGTGGGTTGCGGGAGCGGTTACTTGACCGAACGTCTCGCTCGGAGGTTTGACACAGTGCTTGGAATAGACCCGTCAGCGCTGTCGATCGAGCTGGCACGTGCTCAACCTACGAGAGCGAGCTATATTCAGAGATGGGTTGAGGAAATGTCCGATGACCAACAGTTTGATCTGGTCGTGGCTAATATGGTTTTCATGGATACCCCAGACCTGGAGTCTACTGTTTCTGCTATTGATCGGTTGGTTGTTCCAGGCGGAACCGTAGTGATCAGCGTCCTGCATCCATGCCATTGGCCATATTACTGGGGCTACGCCTATGAAGATTGGTTCGAATACCCAAAGGAAGTTGCCATCGAAGCCACTTTCAGAATTACGAAGGCCATTAGTGAAGTGGAGACCTTTCATTTCCATCGCCCATTGGAAAGATATTCGGACGTTCTATGCAATCGGGGATTCCTCATAGAAAGATTCGTTGAGCTAATGCCTTCGGCCAAAGTTGCACGGCAATACGGTACGACTCCGGCTCGCTTTCCTCGATTTCTCGCGGTTCTGGCAAGCAAACCTGAATTACGCGACTGA
- a CDS encoding IS3 family transposase, producing the protein MIRFRFVQDNMTELPVKRMCELAEIPRSSFYAWLTRKPSARDITDEALLVTIRDIYARSRKTYGVPRMLGQLQRRGHRVARSHVARLMRANGLVGAHASKKWRRGRPDAGGVPDLLSRDFRAVAPNQRWVADITEFPTGEGKLYLAGIRDLFHRGIVGWDTAGRQDAALVVSALTMALARTGHPGDVIHHSDKGSQYTSLDFAFAAGNADMQLSFGSTGDAFDNAAMETAWARLKVEIAWIRGSIWFPTRAECHAYLFEFIEVFYNRQRHQTGLGHLTPAEYADQWRHDHGQPNLA; encoded by the coding sequence GTGATCCGCTTCCGCTTCGTCCAGGACAACATGACCGAGCTGCCGGTCAAGCGGATGTGTGAACTCGCCGAGATCCCACGCTCGTCGTTCTACGCGTGGCTGACCCGCAAGCCGTCAGCTCGCGACATCACCGACGAGGCGCTGCTCGTGACGATCCGTGACATCTATGCCCGGTCACGCAAGACCTATGGGGTGCCGCGGATGCTCGGGCAGTTGCAACGCCGCGGGCATCGGGTCGCCCGGTCCCATGTCGCCCGGTTGATGCGCGCAAACGGCCTGGTCGGCGCACACGCCAGCAAGAAGTGGCGGCGTGGGCGCCCTGATGCCGGTGGTGTCCCGGACCTGTTGAGCCGCGACTTCCGTGCGGTCGCCCCGAACCAGCGGTGGGTCGCGGACATCACCGAGTTCCCGACCGGTGAGGGCAAGCTGTATCTCGCTGGGATCCGGGATCTGTTCCATCGTGGGATCGTCGGCTGGGACACCGCCGGCCGCCAGGACGCCGCTCTCGTGGTGTCGGCGTTGACGATGGCGTTGGCCCGCACCGGCCACCCGGGCGACGTGATCCATCACTCGGACAAGGGGTCGCAGTACACGTCGCTCGACTTCGCGTTCGCTGCCGGGAACGCCGACATGCAGCTCTCGTTCGGGTCGACCGGCGACGCGTTCGACAACGCCGCGATGGAGACCGCCTGGGCCAGGCTCAAGGTCGAGATCGCCTGGATCCGCGGCAGCATCTGGTTCCCGACCCGCGCCGAGTGTCACGCCTACTTGTTCGAGTTCATCGAGGTGTTCTACAACCGGCAACGCCACCAGACCGGCCTCGGCCACCTCACCCCAGCCGAGTACGCTGACCAATGGCGCCACGACCACGGACAACCGAATCTGGCATAA
- a CDS encoding transposase, which produces MGRPSKYPEKFRRDALELVKNSGRPIAEVARSLGISEGTLWNWVKQARDATQRAADPDELTESERDELRRLRRQVIELETDTEILRRAAAYFARETMR; this is translated from the coding sequence ATGGGGCGTCCAAGCAAGTATCCGGAGAAGTTTCGTCGGGACGCGCTCGAGTTGGTGAAGAACTCGGGGCGCCCGATCGCGGAGGTGGCGCGTTCGTTGGGGATCAGCGAGGGGACGTTGTGGAACTGGGTCAAGCAGGCCCGTGACGCGACGCAGCGGGCGGCTGATCCGGACGAGTTGACGGAGTCCGAGCGTGACGAGTTGCGCCGGTTGCGTCGGCAGGTGATCGAGTTGGAGACCGACACCGAGATCCTGCGTCGGGCGGCCGCATATTTTGCCCGAGAGACGATGAGGTGA
- a CDS encoding ADP-ribosylglycohydrolase family protein — protein sequence MIEDKRIGMLVGLAIGDTLGMPLEFKQRGTFTPLETLAEGGPFNLPLGYWTDDTSMALCLADSILAKQGYDSYDVMDRYVDWQDNGYRSSTGVCFDIGNQVSSAIGHYKAQPEVVIDEQRTESAGNGCIMRLAPVVIASMAANNSLKRTMQLAAISGRETHYSTLAEEATALFAGLLFNAVSATNKDDVLQMRTTATQDTQLITVVNKANQKTADELKPTGYILDTLEVAVWAFMTTNNFKEGALKAVNLGGDSDTIGAVYGQLAGAYYGLAGIPQEWLEQLYDYSDIVKLAEQLTGIKTFGIIRTRFAEDKDDKRVQLENKENPMADDNQPQEPLTDEDKAVLKSWSNVGSPGPAPTTPFVPTEEQRQQFKPINTPKTIAVNWKLDQETYKRLQLGHLAHEMEDKWNVYMEDNTVHLHRSWTGMELFRFTLQPADNDTYTVSQFEVEQDPERYTETDEQAIRDTLSEVFQAVLGVALSKTKV from the coding sequence ATGATTGAAGACAAACGAATAGGTATGCTCGTTGGCTTGGCGATTGGTGATACGCTCGGTATGCCTTTAGAGTTTAAACAGCGAGGCACTTTTACGCCGTTAGAAACGCTTGCTGAAGGTGGACCTTTTAATTTACCCCTCGGCTATTGGACTGACGATACGTCAATGGCTCTGTGCTTAGCTGATAGTATTCTTGCGAAACAAGGCTACGATTCTTATGACGTTATGGATCGTTATGTTGATTGGCAAGATAATGGTTATAGAAGTTCAACAGGCGTTTGTTTTGACATTGGCAATCAGGTGTCTTCGGCGATAGGTCACTATAAAGCTCAACCCGAAGTAGTTATTGACGAACAAAGAACTGAATCGGCTGGTAATGGTTGTATTATGCGGCTTGCACCAGTTGTGATTGCTTCAATGGCAGCAAATAATAGTCTAAAGCGGACTATGCAACTTGCCGCTATTAGTGGTAGAGAAACTCACTATTCTACTCTTGCCGAAGAAGCAACAGCTCTATTCGCTGGTTTGCTTTTTAATGCTGTGAGTGCAACTAACAAAGATGATGTGTTGCAAATGCGCACGACGGCAACGCAAGATACGCAGTTAATTACAGTCGTCAATAAAGCGAACCAAAAGACGGCAGATGAGTTAAAGCCTACGGGCTATATACTGGACACGTTGGAAGTAGCTGTCTGGGCTTTCATGACTACTAACAACTTCAAAGAGGGTGCACTCAAAGCGGTTAACTTAGGAGGTGATTCAGATACGATTGGTGCTGTTTACGGTCAGCTCGCAGGTGCATATTACGGTTTAGCTGGCATACCGCAAGAGTGGCTTGAGCAGCTTTATGATTATAGCGATATAGTAAAATTAGCGGAGCAGCTGACTGGTATTAAGACCTTTGGAATTATTAGAACACGATTCGCCGAAGATAAAGATGATAAGCGAGTACAATTAGAAAATAAGGAGAACCCGATGGCTGACGACAACCAACCACAAGAACCACTAACAGATGAAGATAAAGCTGTGTTGAAATCATGGAGTAATGTTGGCTCGCCAGGACCAGCACCTACAACACCCTTTGTGCCTACTGAGGAGCAAAGGCAGCAGTTTAAGCCCATCAACACCCCTAAGACAATAGCTGTAAATTGGAAGCTTGACCAAGAAACATATAAGCGTTTACAACTTGGTCATTTGGCTCACGAAATGGAAGATAAGTGGAACGTCTATATGGAAGATAACACTGTACATCTTCACCGAAGTTGGACAGGCATGGAGCTGTTTCGCTTTACTTTACAGCCAGCAGACAATGATACTTACACGGTTAGCCAATTTGAAGTAGAGCAAGACCCAGAGCGATACACCGAAACAGATGAGCAAGCGATCCGTGATACGCTAAGCGAAGTATTTCAGGCAGTGCTTGGCGTAGCATTATCTAAAACAAAAGTGTAA